In Gemmata obscuriglobus, a single genomic region encodes these proteins:
- a CDS encoding DUF1559 domain-containing protein has product MSTSMVRGAGGVTAIARRGLSLLELLVAVGILSVLAGLILAGVQRARVSAARLGCADHLRQIALAAHGYHGARHRLPTGMARDDGKVPEPYLSWLARLLPHLERDALWEQTEAAFRQERNFLTPAHAARSALVPIFLCPSDGRLSGPAGKDATLHAVAHTSYLGVEGRNAGVADGLLYMDSRHALSDATDGTSSTLLVGERPPNADFSLGWWYAGWGQAQNGDAEFLLGARTRCYNRYRATCDEGPYRFTAGRLDNPCDAFHFWSPHPGGAHFAFADGSVRFLRYAADDILPALATRAGGEAVSAPE; this is encoded by the coding sequence GTGAGCACGTCTATGGTCCGCGGCGCTGGTGGGGTCACGGCGATCGCCCGTCGCGGGCTGTCCCTCCTCGAACTGCTCGTCGCCGTCGGCATCCTGTCGGTGCTCGCCGGGCTCATTCTGGCCGGGGTGCAGCGGGCCCGCGTGTCCGCCGCGCGGCTCGGCTGTGCCGACCACCTGCGGCAGATCGCCCTCGCCGCGCACGGCTACCACGGCGCCCGCCACCGGCTCCCAACGGGCATGGCGCGCGACGACGGCAAGGTCCCGGAGCCGTACCTGAGCTGGCTCGCCCGGCTGCTCCCGCACCTCGAACGGGACGCCCTCTGGGAACAGACCGAGGCGGCGTTCCGGCAGGAGCGCAACTTCCTGACCCCCGCCCACGCGGCCCGCTCCGCCCTCGTGCCGATCTTCCTCTGCCCGAGCGACGGCCGGCTGAGCGGCCCGGCCGGGAAGGACGCCACCCTGCACGCGGTGGCCCACACGTCGTACCTCGGCGTCGAGGGCCGCAACGCCGGCGTCGCCGACGGGCTGCTGTACATGGACTCGCGCCACGCCCTCTCGGACGCCACCGACGGCACCAGCAGCACGCTCCTCGTCGGCGAGCGCCCGCCCAACGCCGACTTCAGCCTCGGCTGGTGGTACGCCGGGTGGGGGCAGGCGCAGAACGGCGACGCCGAGTTCCTGCTCGGCGCCCGCACCCGCTGCTACAACCGCTACCGCGCCACCTGCGACGAGGGGCCGTACCGCTTCACCGCCGGCCGGCTCGACAACCCGTGCGACGCGTTCCACTTCTGGAGCCCGCACCCGGGCGGCGCGCACTTCGCGTTCGCCGACGGGTCCGTCCGCTTCCTCCGCTACGCCGCCGACGACATCCTGCCCGCGCTCGCCACCCGCGCCGGCGGCGAGGCCGTCTCCGCTCCCGAGTAA
- a CDS encoding TIGR02996 domain-containing protein: MNDRDALMAAIAAHPDEDTPRLVFADWLDENADPERAEFIRAQIARHQNSDGKGDLPSGELARLAARERELLARNRDRWLQPLHDLNARGRVHGDFSRGFVNEVVIDAAVFVERGDELWAVSPVSALHLRHLEPAAERLADCPHLGRVRALNLSGAVAPAALRTLLGSPHLAGLHRLSLESVPFEDDAIQVLADGAALSSIRSFSMFGCPATGVTLPELVGRFPQLESLSLADMNAFAGRHLAGVLAALNPDRFRTLGADYSPIGTAGMRALAGATRLTGITELWLRGCGFTSESMEVLAGTTHFKQIKKLYLGNDDLGEAGGVAFAGWPGLRTLQVIHFDHGNIGTGGVVAVATSPHLGRPEELFLRRNGIEDAGAEAIAACDGFSELRELELSRNQITSTGAGALAASPRLRRLRQLQLEHNAIGNEGANAIAASPHLRGLRWLTLGNNTLGDNRIGRAAGRRLIAALPHLTVFSADAGFLTDEHLEAVRAEVQAGGSDDDVNAAVGDRLVQAILDHPDDMKTRELYSSFLRDVDSPWWVVVSLQNPEAAAPEEVIARWRGWFERGRDDWLAPLLPWAELFDDGESFDRGFLRKVRFNGPVPDTIANELARFPPLALLPLEVQRGNMTGEGAFQVLARRRHLARMPRLEFAAVAPAELAHVLASPHVAGLEELAFGPCGLDDTAARLLAAAAPEGLTALDFGARRDEPNGRANRIGPEGISALGASPRLAGLRALGLAGCDTVGDRGLRSLLAATHLTKLERLDLRSAGLTADGVRALAAAPVTARFTALRLGGRDRLTDDAVRALARSPNVRNLEELDLEQTGATAPGDEAARELAASEALAALNALTVRGWRLTDRGRGALRAAFGDRVVCED, encoded by the coding sequence GTGAACGACCGCGACGCCCTGATGGCGGCCATCGCCGCGCACCCGGACGAGGACACGCCGCGCCTGGTGTTCGCCGACTGGCTCGACGAGAACGCGGACCCCGAGCGGGCCGAGTTCATCCGGGCGCAGATCGCCCGGCACCAGAACTCCGACGGCAAGGGCGACCTCCCGTCCGGGGAACTGGCCCGGCTCGCCGCCCGCGAGCGCGAACTGCTGGCCCGGAACCGCGACCGCTGGCTCCAGCCCCTCCACGACCTGAACGCGCGCGGCCGGGTGCACGGCGATTTCTCGCGCGGGTTCGTGAACGAGGTGGTGATCGACGCGGCCGTGTTCGTCGAGCGGGGCGACGAACTCTGGGCCGTGTCCCCCGTGTCCGCGCTGCACCTCAGGCACCTCGAACCCGCCGCCGAGCGGTTGGCGGATTGCCCCCACCTCGGCCGGGTCCGCGCGCTGAACCTCAGCGGGGCGGTCGCCCCCGCCGCGCTCCGCACGCTGCTGGGGTCGCCGCACCTCGCGGGGCTCCACCGCCTGTCACTCGAATCGGTGCCGTTCGAGGACGACGCCATTCAGGTTCTCGCTGATGGGGCCGCGCTGTCGTCCATTCGGTCGTTCTCGATGTTCGGGTGCCCGGCGACGGGCGTGACCCTACCGGAACTGGTCGGCCGCTTCCCGCAACTCGAATCCTTGTCGCTCGCTGACATGAATGCGTTCGCCGGCCGGCACCTCGCCGGCGTCCTGGCCGCGCTGAACCCGGACCGCTTTCGGACCCTCGGGGCCGACTACTCGCCCATCGGCACCGCGGGGATGCGTGCCCTCGCCGGGGCCACGCGGCTGACCGGCATCACGGAGCTTTGGCTCCGCGGGTGCGGCTTCACGTCCGAGTCGATGGAGGTGCTGGCCGGCACCACGCACTTCAAGCAGATCAAGAAGCTGTACCTGGGCAACGACGACCTGGGCGAGGCCGGCGGGGTCGCGTTCGCCGGGTGGCCCGGCCTCCGAACGCTCCAGGTGATCCACTTCGACCACGGCAACATCGGGACGGGCGGGGTGGTGGCCGTGGCCACGTCGCCGCACCTCGGCCGGCCCGAGGAGCTGTTCCTGCGACGCAACGGGATCGAAGACGCCGGCGCGGAGGCGATCGCCGCCTGCGACGGGTTTTCGGAGCTTCGCGAACTCGAGCTGTCGCGGAACCAGATCACTTCGACCGGCGCGGGGGCGCTGGCAGCCTCCCCGCGGTTGCGGCGCCTCCGCCAGCTCCAACTGGAGCACAACGCGATCGGCAACGAAGGGGCCAACGCCATCGCGGCCTCACCGCACCTGCGGGGGCTCCGCTGGCTCACGCTCGGCAACAACACACTCGGCGACAACAGGATCGGCCGGGCGGCGGGCCGGCGGCTGATCGCGGCGCTGCCGCACCTGACGGTGTTCAGCGCCGACGCCGGCTTCCTGACCGACGAGCACCTCGAAGCGGTCCGGGCCGAGGTTCAGGCGGGCGGGTCGGACGACGACGTGAACGCGGCCGTCGGCGACCGGCTCGTGCAGGCGATCCTCGACCACCCGGACGACATGAAGACGCGCGAACTGTACAGCAGCTTTTTGCGCGATGTGGACTCGCCCTGGTGGGTCGTCGTCAGCCTCCAGAACCCGGAGGCGGCGGCCCCGGAGGAGGTCATCGCGCGCTGGCGCGGGTGGTTCGAGCGGGGCCGCGACGACTGGCTGGCGCCGCTGCTGCCGTGGGCGGAGCTGTTCGACGACGGCGAGTCGTTCGACCGCGGGTTCCTCCGGAAGGTGCGGTTCAACGGCCCGGTCCCGGACACGATAGCGAACGAGCTGGCCCGGTTCCCGCCGCTGGCGCTGCTCCCGCTGGAGGTGCAGCGCGGGAACATGACCGGCGAGGGGGCGTTCCAGGTGCTCGCCCGCCGCCGGCACCTCGCGCGCATGCCGCGGCTCGAGTTCGCCGCCGTCGCGCCGGCCGAGCTGGCGCACGTCCTCGCGTCCCCGCACGTCGCCGGGCTGGAGGAACTCGCGTTCGGCCCGTGCGGCCTGGACGATACCGCCGCGCGCCTGCTCGCCGCGGCCGCGCCGGAGGGCCTCACGGCGCTCGATTTCGGCGCCCGCCGGGACGAGCCGAACGGCCGGGCCAATCGCATCGGCCCGGAGGGAATCTCCGCGCTCGGGGCGTCGCCGCGCCTGGCGGGGCTGCGGGCGCTCGGGCTGGCGGGCTGCGACACGGTGGGCGACCGCGGCCTGCGGTCCCTGCTCGCCGCGACGCACCTGACGAAGCTGGAGCGCCTCGACCTGCGCTCGGCCGGCCTGACGGCCGACGGCGTGCGCGCGCTGGCGGCGGCCCCGGTGACGGCCCGGTTCACCGCGCTGCGGCTCGGCGGGCGCGACCGGCTGACGGACGACGCGGTGCGGGCGCTGGCGCGGTCGCCGAACGTGCGGAACCTCGAAGAGCTGGACCTGGAGCAGACCGGCGCGACCGCCCCCGGCGACGAGGCGGCGCGGGAGCTGGCCGCCTCGGAGGCTCTGGCCGCGCTGAACGCGCTCACCGTCCGCGGGTGGCGGCTCACGGACCGCGGCCGCGGCGCCCTGCGGGCCGCGTTCGGGGACCGCGTGGTGTGCGAAGATTGA
- a CDS encoding NAD-dependent epimerase/dehydratase family protein, producing MRVLITGGYGFIGAWIIRNLLGRGDQVWVYDLREDARRLRLVLPESEVAKVTFVPGDVTDLKALSAAIAAHQISHVIHLAGLQVPTCRADPMLGAKVNVLGTLAVFEAVRAAGAQVQRLVYASSAAVFGGPDKYPAGAQGDDAPLIPSTHYGVFKCCNEGNARIYFQDFGLSSVGLRPWTVYGAGRDLGMTSEPTKAIKAALLGRPYHINFGGWTDFQYVGDVAEVFVQSLARPYTGAKSYNLRGAVVTMKDFHAALAAVLPEAAKLVTFGTTQIAIAYDLSDDGLQRDLGPLPKTALEAGIRETVAIFRQLQSEGRLDTSDLEVPKTAPVVVTDEP from the coding sequence ATGCGCGTGCTGATTACCGGCGGGTACGGGTTCATCGGGGCGTGGATCATCCGCAACCTGCTCGGGCGCGGCGACCAGGTGTGGGTGTACGACCTGCGCGAGGACGCCCGCCGGCTCCGGCTCGTCCTGCCCGAGAGCGAGGTCGCGAAGGTGACCTTCGTGCCGGGCGACGTGACGGACCTCAAGGCCCTCTCCGCGGCCATCGCCGCGCACCAGATCTCGCACGTCATCCACCTGGCCGGGTTGCAGGTGCCGACGTGCCGGGCCGACCCGATGCTGGGCGCGAAGGTGAACGTGCTGGGCACGCTGGCGGTGTTCGAGGCGGTGCGGGCGGCCGGGGCGCAGGTGCAGCGGCTGGTGTACGCCAGCTCCGCGGCGGTGTTCGGCGGCCCGGACAAGTACCCGGCCGGCGCGCAGGGGGACGACGCCCCGCTGATCCCCAGCACGCACTACGGCGTGTTCAAGTGCTGCAACGAGGGGAACGCGCGGATCTACTTCCAGGACTTCGGGCTGTCCAGCGTGGGGCTGCGGCCGTGGACCGTGTACGGCGCCGGCCGCGACCTGGGCATGACGTCCGAGCCCACGAAGGCGATCAAGGCGGCGCTGCTGGGGCGGCCGTACCACATCAACTTCGGCGGCTGGACCGACTTCCAGTACGTCGGGGACGTGGCCGAGGTGTTCGTGCAGTCGCTGGCCCGGCCGTACACCGGCGCGAAGAGCTACAACCTGCGCGGCGCGGTGGTGACGATGAAGGACTTCCACGCGGCCCTAGCGGCGGTGCTGCCGGAGGCGGCGAAGCTGGTGACGTTCGGCACCACGCAGATCGCCATCGCCTACGACCTGTCGGACGACGGGTTGCAGCGCGACCTGGGGCCGCTGCCGAAGACGGCGCTGGAGGCCGGCATCCGGGAGACGGTGGCGATCTTCCGCCAGCTCCAGAGCGAGGGGCGGCTGGACACCAGCGACCTGGAAGTACCGAAGACCGCCCCGGTCGTGGTGACCGACGAGCCGTAG
- the gyrA gene encoding DNA gyrase subunit A: protein MADATTPPSGPNEPPAAGAVAPINPLDIVDELRDSYLTYAQSVIISRALPDVRDGLKPSQRRILVAMNDLGLGPASSTSKCAGIIGETMKRYHPHGDASIYDSLVRMAQDWNLRYRLVHGQGNFGSIAGLPPAAHRYTEARLTPAAGELLEDLERDTVDFIDNYDGKYREPLVLPGKFPNLLVNGSDGIAVGMATHIPPHNLREVCKALVLLLDNPGATLADLIQIIPGPDFPTGGIIMGRQGLLEAYARGAGKITLRARAQVMEEVKGRSPSILISEVPFQVTRNAIVEEIAHLVKEERIPDVSGVRDESSARNGEPVRLIVEIKRGKDPHLVLNQLYQYTKLQKTVSIIMLALVDGRPRELTLKEMLQKFLDHRVHVIRRRTEFLLREAKKRGHVLEGQLIAIADIEQVIQICRTSPNRAEAKARLQGLAVPAALMQRAIGEGAFAALQRELGAVAEYRMTEQQAEAVVNLRLGQLAALESEEILKEYLQLRELIRGYETLLSDDANIHAVIREDLERMAAKYGDDRKTEVSDDGGDVDMEDLIVDEPNVVTISHEGFVKRMALTEYRVQGRGGKGVQGGLRDNDFVEHFFVASTKAYLLCFANTGRMYWLKVYRIPTAGRTSPGRAIANVLSLAEGEKISSIVPVREFVEGAHLLMATRQGTVKKTDLMAYSNVRQGGIIGITLDEGDELINVALTRANDEVVLSTQKGMAIRFRESAIRPMGRTARGVRGIKLGKDDALVGMVVADPDGLLLTVCENGYGKRTPFGANTPLPEGAVEADDEAAPEPEVVEPEAPEGAEGEAEADPSGMRYRLQGRGGKGVKDVKVTAKNGKVISVTSVRDGDEIMLITKDGMVTRSKVGDIRIVGRNTQGVRVMNLRDGDKLVSVAKVAQENVGDAEAKEEDKKPQ from the coding sequence TTGGCCGACGCCACCACACCGCCGTCCGGTCCCAACGAACCACCCGCCGCGGGCGCGGTCGCGCCGATCAACCCGCTCGACATCGTCGACGAGCTGCGCGACAGCTACCTCACCTACGCCCAGTCGGTCATCATCAGCCGCGCCCTGCCGGACGTGCGCGACGGGCTCAAGCCGTCGCAGCGGCGCATCCTGGTGGCCATGAACGACCTCGGGCTCGGGCCGGCGTCGTCCACCAGCAAGTGCGCCGGCATCATCGGCGAGACGATGAAGCGGTACCACCCGCACGGCGACGCCAGCATCTACGACTCGCTCGTCCGCATGGCCCAGGACTGGAACCTCCGGTACCGGCTGGTCCACGGGCAGGGGAACTTCGGCTCCATCGCCGGCCTGCCCCCCGCCGCCCACCGGTACACGGAGGCCCGCCTCACGCCCGCCGCCGGCGAACTGCTCGAAGACCTCGAGCGCGACACCGTCGATTTCATCGACAACTACGACGGCAAGTACCGCGAGCCGCTCGTGCTCCCGGGCAAGTTCCCGAACCTGCTGGTGAACGGCTCGGACGGCATCGCCGTCGGCATGGCCACCCACATCCCGCCGCACAACCTGCGCGAGGTGTGCAAGGCGCTCGTCCTGCTGCTCGACAACCCCGGGGCCACGCTCGCCGACCTGATCCAGATCATCCCCGGCCCGGACTTCCCCACCGGCGGCATCATCATGGGCCGCCAGGGGCTGCTCGAGGCCTACGCCCGCGGGGCCGGCAAGATCACCCTCCGCGCCCGCGCGCAGGTGATGGAAGAGGTGAAGGGCCGGTCCCCCAGCATCCTCATCTCCGAGGTGCCGTTCCAGGTCACCCGCAACGCCATCGTCGAGGAGATCGCGCACCTCGTGAAGGAGGAGCGCATCCCGGACGTGAGCGGGGTCCGCGACGAGTCCAGCGCCCGCAACGGGGAGCCGGTGCGGCTGATCGTCGAGATCAAGCGCGGCAAGGACCCGCACCTCGTACTGAACCAGCTCTACCAGTACACGAAGCTCCAGAAGACGGTCAGCATCATCATGCTGGCGCTGGTGGACGGCCGCCCGCGCGAGCTGACGCTCAAGGAGATGCTGCAAAAGTTCCTGGACCACCGGGTCCACGTGATCCGCCGCCGCACCGAGTTCCTGCTGCGCGAGGCCAAGAAGCGCGGCCACGTGCTCGAAGGGCAGCTCATCGCCATCGCGGACATCGAGCAGGTGATCCAGATCTGCCGCACGTCCCCGAACCGGGCCGAGGCCAAGGCCCGGCTCCAGGGGCTCGCGGTCCCGGCCGCCCTCATGCAGCGGGCCATCGGCGAGGGCGCGTTCGCGGCCCTCCAGCGCGAGCTGGGCGCGGTGGCCGAGTACCGCATGACCGAGCAGCAGGCCGAGGCCGTGGTGAACCTGCGGCTCGGGCAGCTCGCGGCCCTCGAGAGCGAGGAGATCCTGAAGGAGTACCTCCAGCTCCGCGAGCTGATCCGCGGGTACGAGACGCTCCTGTCCGACGACGCCAACATCCACGCCGTGATCCGCGAGGACCTGGAGCGGATGGCCGCCAAGTACGGCGACGACCGCAAGACGGAGGTGTCCGACGACGGCGGCGACGTGGACATGGAAGACCTGATCGTGGACGAGCCGAACGTCGTCACGATCTCGCACGAGGGGTTCGTCAAGCGGATGGCGCTGACCGAGTACCGGGTGCAGGGCCGCGGCGGCAAGGGCGTGCAGGGGGGGCTCCGGGACAACGACTTCGTCGAGCACTTCTTCGTCGCCAGCACCAAGGCGTACCTGCTGTGCTTCGCCAACACCGGCCGCATGTACTGGCTCAAGGTCTACCGCATCCCCACCGCCGGCCGCACCAGCCCGGGCCGGGCCATCGCCAACGTGCTGTCCCTGGCCGAGGGGGAGAAGATCAGCAGCATCGTGCCGGTGCGCGAGTTCGTCGAGGGCGCGCACCTGCTCATGGCCACCCGCCAGGGGACGGTGAAGAAGACCGACCTGATGGCGTACAGCAACGTCCGCCAGGGCGGCATCATCGGCATCACGCTTGATGAAGGCGACGAACTCATCAACGTGGCCCTCACCCGGGCCAACGACGAGGTGGTGCTGAGCACCCAGAAGGGGATGGCGATCCGGTTCCGCGAGTCCGCCATCCGCCCGATGGGCCGCACCGCCCGCGGGGTCCGCGGGATCAAGCTCGGCAAGGACGACGCGCTCGTGGGCATGGTGGTCGCGGACCCGGACGGGCTGTTGCTGACGGTGTGCGAGAACGGGTACGGCAAGCGCACCCCGTTCGGGGCCAACACCCCCCTCCCCGAGGGGGCGGTGGAGGCCGACGACGAGGCCGCGCCGGAGCCCGAGGTGGTGGAGCCGGAGGCGCCCGAGGGGGCCGAGGGCGAGGCCGAGGCCGACCCGTCCGGCATGCGGTACCGGCTCCAGGGCCGCGGCGGCAAGGGCGTGAAGGACGTGAAGGTGACCGCCAAGAACGGCAAGGTGATCAGCGTCACCAGCGTCCGCGACGGCGACGAGATCATGCTCATCACCAAGGACGGCATGGTGACCCGCAGCAAGGTGGGCGACATCCGCATCGTGGGCCGCAACACCCAGGGCGTGCGGGTGATGAACCTGCGCGACGGTGACAAGCTGGTGTCCGTCGCCAAGGTGGCCCAGGAGAACGTGGGCGACGCCGAGGCGAAGGAAGAAGACAAGAAGCCGCAATAA
- the aat gene encoding leucyl/phenylalanyl-tRNA--protein transferase, whose product MSGIWGNREVPWIPPELAEPDGFVGVGGDLRPATLLRAYADGVFPWFNEGDPILWWSPDPRGVIELHGESADGAPGYGGLHVSRRLARTIRSGKFRVTVNQCFATVMRECGERRPEGTWVTPEMLAGYAELHRLGHAHSLETWVWAGGAGPDAWELAGGTYGVSIGGLFAAESMFYRVTDGSKVALAALVQRLRERGYVLLDVQMKTDHTTTMGATEVPRREYLKRLRRAVAMTGISFA is encoded by the coding sequence GTGAGCGGCATTTGGGGTAACCGCGAGGTGCCGTGGATCCCGCCGGAACTGGCGGAGCCCGACGGGTTCGTCGGGGTGGGCGGCGACCTGCGCCCGGCCACGCTGCTGCGCGCCTACGCCGACGGCGTGTTCCCGTGGTTCAACGAGGGCGACCCGATCCTGTGGTGGTCCCCGGACCCGCGCGGGGTGATCGAGCTGCACGGCGAGTCGGCGGACGGGGCGCCGGGGTACGGCGGGCTGCACGTGTCGCGGCGGCTGGCCCGGACCATCCGCTCGGGCAAGTTCCGGGTGACCGTGAACCAGTGCTTCGCGACGGTGATGCGCGAGTGCGGGGAGCGCCGCCCGGAGGGCACCTGGGTGACCCCGGAGATGCTGGCCGGGTACGCCGAGCTGCACCGGCTCGGGCACGCGCACAGCCTGGAGACGTGGGTGTGGGCCGGGGGCGCGGGGCCGGACGCCTGGGAGCTGGCCGGCGGCACCTACGGGGTGAGCATCGGCGGGCTGTTCGCGGCGGAGTCGATGTTCTACCGGGTGACGGACGGCTCGAAGGTGGCGCTGGCGGCGCTGGTGCAGCGGCTCCGGGAGCGCGGGTACGTGCTGCTGGACGTGCAGATGAAGACGGACCACACGACGACGATGGGCGCCACCGAGGTGCCGCGCCGCGAGTACCTGAAGCGGCTCCGCCGCGCCGTCGCCATGACCGGCATCAGCTTCGCCTGA
- a CDS encoding helix-turn-helix domain-containing protein produces MKKVFTSGQVAKLCNVAPRTVSKWFDAGRLKGYRMPGSNDRRIPRENLMRFLRENGMPTAALEAEESFVVLLVGAEPRAAGRLRELLPAPAFKVEAPPSLFHAGALASAVPLGAIVVDLAVGRGDGVAIAERLRGAEPPARAYLAALTGEDETAPGELLAAGFDALFQKPLDVRALAVALAARHDRFAPGVDLPRAAALA; encoded by the coding sequence GTGAAGAAGGTGTTCACCAGCGGGCAGGTGGCGAAGCTGTGCAACGTCGCGCCGCGGACGGTGTCGAAGTGGTTCGACGCGGGGCGCCTGAAGGGGTACCGGATGCCGGGGTCCAATGACCGCCGCATCCCGCGCGAGAACCTGATGCGGTTTTTGCGCGAGAACGGGATGCCGACGGCGGCTCTGGAGGCGGAGGAGTCGTTCGTGGTGCTGCTGGTCGGTGCGGAGCCGCGGGCGGCGGGGCGGCTGCGGGAGCTGCTGCCGGCGCCGGCGTTCAAGGTGGAGGCGCCGCCCTCGCTGTTCCACGCCGGCGCGCTGGCGAGCGCGGTGCCATTAGGAGCAATAGTGGTGGACCTGGCGGTGGGGCGCGGGGACGGGGTGGCGATCGCGGAGCGGCTGCGGGGCGCGGAGCCGCCCGCGCGGGCGTACCTGGCGGCGCTGACGGGCGAGGACGAGACGGCGCCCGGGGAGCTGCTGGCGGCCGGGTTCGACGCGCTGTTCCAGAAGCCGCTCGACGTGCGCGCGCTGGCGGTGGCCCTGGCGGCCCGCCACGACCGGTTCGCGCCCGGGGTAGACCTGCCGCGCGCCGCGGCGCTGGCGTGA
- a CDS encoding TIGR02996 domain-containing protein: MTTHPERAALLGAIRARPDDDTLRLVYADWLDDRGAGDRDAATAEFIRASCGDRPRRAMPRAAYRWLLGATGANWRRLVPGVLARFGAGSGAGCRRGRAVSCALALPGSGRRYAVAFEFERGFVRAARFCSAHAASVVLDALQDDQPLAHLLIAGVRPERARPLASRLAPARG, translated from the coding sequence GTGACGACACACCCCGAGCGGGCGGCGCTGCTGGGCGCGATCCGGGCGCGGCCCGACGACGACACCCTGCGCCTCGTGTACGCCGACTGGCTCGACGACCGGGGGGCCGGCGACCGGGACGCGGCGACGGCGGAGTTCATCCGGGCGTCGTGCGGGGACCGGCCGCGGCGGGCCATGCCCCGGGCCGCGTACCGGTGGCTGCTGGGGGCGACAGGGGCGAATTGGCGCCGGCTGGTGCCGGGGGTGCTCGCCCGGTTCGGGGCGGGGTCGGGGGCCGGGTGCCGGCGCGGGCGGGCGGTGTCGTGCGCGCTGGCGCTGCCCGGTTCGGGGCGGCGGTACGCGGTCGCGTTCGAGTTCGAGCGCGGGTTCGTGCGCGCCGCCCGGTTCTGCTCGGCGCACGCCGCGAGTGTCGTACTGGACGCGCTTCAGGACGATCAACCGCTGGCGCACCTGCTCATTGCGGGGGTGCGTCCGGAGCGGGCGCGCCCGCTGGCGTCCCGGCTCGCGCCGGCGCGGGGGTGA